The nucleotide sequence CAACTCTTCATCCTCTTTTACTCCCTTCAACTTGTTCTGCAGTTCTTTTATTTCTTGTTCTACAATGCTTAATTTAAAGGACCGAACGGATGTCATCACACTTAAACCCAAGAGGTCGACCTCCTCCGATTTCACATAGATTTGTTTCTTTTCCATCCAGTTTTCTGAAAGCTCATATTTATCCATGGAGATATCTATACAGAAATTAGCAATCTGCTGATTGGGATGGTTGGTAAAAAAACTATGCTCTTTAAATTCTTCCTCCTCTAAACATTGGTCGAAAATTTCATAAATGCTTTTATAGAGCGGATTTTCAAACTCCAAGTTATCTAAGGCCATTTGATCGATAATATACGCTGCCACATTTACCTCAATATCCTCTTCCCCTTTTTTACGAAATGTAAAATCGAGGTGACCAAATTTTAATAAAAGTCGAGCTAGATTTTCCTCCTGATAAGCAAATCTGCTGAGCAAACGTTTATCAGGGCTTTCCATTCTATTTACCTGAGGAGTCTTCTGGTGAGGCTCAGGATAACTAGATTTAGTCTCTTGTTTAAACTTTTTAGCAAGGAGCTTATTCAACTCGTTCAACAAGGTTTGCTCTGGCATTTCGAGTAAGCTAGAGCATTCCCTCACATAAACCTGTCGGGTAATGGCATCCGGGATAATAGAAATGGTTTGAACAATTTCTTTAATCAGGCCAGCCCTTTTTATGGGGTCAGTTTTAGCCTCCTCCGAAAGTAAATTGGTTTTAAAACTAATAAAGTCTTGAGCTTCATTAGTGATATACTCCTTGACTTCAGAAGAACGGTGGGAGCGCGCAAAGCTATCGGGATCTTCTCCTTCAGGGAACATCACCACTCTCACATTCATGCCTTCAGACAGAATCATATCGATACCTCTCAAGCCCGCTTTAATACCAGCAAAGTCACCATCATATAAAACGGTAATATTATTGGTAAATCGCTTAATCAGCTTGATCTGATCTTGGGTAAGCGCGGTACCAGAACTGGCCACTACATTCTCTACTCCCGCATCAAACATGGAAATCACATCGGTATAACCCTCCACCAAGAAACAATTATCGGCTTTAACCATTTCGTTTCTAGAGAAATAAATGCCATAAAGAACCTTGCTTTTATGATAAAGATCCGACTCAGGAGAGTTTAAATATTTGGCTTGTTTTTTATCATTGCTAAGGGTTCTTCCTCCAAATCCGATAACTTGTCCTGTGAGGTTATGAATAGGAAACATCACACGACCTTTAAAGCGATCGAATCGTTTTTTGTCATCACGAACGATGGTTAACCCAGTCTTTTGTAGTAATTCCAATTCATGTGCATTTTTAATAGCATAGTCGCTAAAAGCTGTCCATTCGTCGGGGCTATATCCCACCTGGAATTTCTTGATCATCTGAGTACTCATACCCCTTCCGGTGAGGTAATTAAGCCCAACTGATTTCCCAATCTCTGTTTCCCAAAGCTGATTTACAAAATACTTGGAAGCAAAATCCACTGCTTGCAACATGCTTTCTCGCTCATTATAATGGGCGATTTGCTCTGCGGTTTGCTCTTCTTCTTCTACTTCGATGGAGTATTTATTGGCCAAGTATTTTAAGGCCTCGGGATAGGTCTTATGCTCATGCTCCATGATGAAGCTCACCGGACTTCCTGCTTTTCCACAGCCAAAACATTTAAAGATGCCTTTGGCCGGACTTACTGTAAATGATGGTGTTTTCTCATTATGAAAAGGACAATTCCCTAACATATTGACCCCTCGTTTTTTCAGTTGTACGAAGTCGCCAACTACTTCTTCAATTCGAGCAGCATCAATAATGGTTTGTATGGTTTCTTGTGGAATCATGAGTGCTGGCAAAGTTATTTATTTTTGGAATGGAAAAATGAAATTAGATTATTTCCATAGAAATATTTGAGCATAGAATCTAAAAAAGCAATGGTCTTCTATATGTTTGTAGAGGTTTTTTACCACCAAAGGCATGAAGAGCAACACCAAGTAAAAATAAGAAAGAATTAAAACGGGTTATCCACTTGTCTACCTTTTCTATTCCATTCTGGAACCAAATGCTTTTCTGGATTTTGTTCTATGATATTTTTCCTCCATTCATCTGGATAACCTGGACTTTGCATGTGCTCTCCTACTGATTTTATATAGCCATCATTATATTTGGCAATGAGCATATATCCCAGTTCATTCCATCTTTTAAGGATTAAATCGGCTCTTTCATTCACATAGTTGTGTAAGACCTTGTCTTTGTCTTCTAAGTTTTCTTGGAGCAATCTTTTAGCCAAATATTCTTGTTCAGAAATAAACTGGTCTTCCAGTTCATTTTGAACTTTCTGAATATCCTGAATCATATAGGAATATTTCAAATTGGCATAATTACTAACGAAGTTCATGGTCCACCACATGGAGGAGGGATCGTAGTGGCGAATATCTCCTTTACGATAAGATTCAGGCACCGAATCTAGGCTCATATAGAGGGGGAGATAACAAGTAAAATAAGTGTCATCGAAACCAAACCATAGGGTACTCATCGCTTCAAAGGTTCGTTCTCTACATTGAGCAATAAATGAGAAACAAGTATTATAAGTTGAAATTGGACGTTCCCATGAATAAGCCTTACCATCATCCTCTTCCCAACTCAATGGTCGCCA is from Lentimicrobium sp. L6 and encodes:
- the dnaG gene encoding DNA primase; protein product: MPALMIPQETIQTIIDAARIEEVVGDFVQLKKRGVNMLGNCPFHNEKTPSFTVSPAKGIFKCFGCGKAGSPVSFIMEHEHKTYPEALKYLANKYSIEVEEEEQTAEQIAHYNERESMLQAVDFASKYFVNQLWETEIGKSVGLNYLTGRGMSTQMIKKFQVGYSPDEWTAFSDYAIKNAHELELLQKTGLTIVRDDKKRFDRFKGRVMFPIHNLTGQVIGFGGRTLSNDKKQAKYLNSPESDLYHKSKVLYGIYFSRNEMVKADNCFLVEGYTDVISMFDAGVENVVASSGTALTQDQIKLIKRFTNNITVLYDGDFAGIKAGLRGIDMILSEGMNVRVVMFPEGEDPDSFARSHRSSEVKEYITNEAQDFISFKTNLLSEEAKTDPIKRAGLIKEIVQTISIIPDAITRQVYVRECSSLLEMPEQTLLNELNKLLAKKFKQETKSSYPEPHQKTPQVNRMESPDKRLLSRFAYQEENLARLLLKFGHLDFTFRKKGEEDIEVNVAAYIIDQMALDNLEFENPLYKSIYEIFDQCLEEEEFKEHSFFTNHPNQQIANFCIDISMDKYELSENWMEKKQIYVKSEEVDLLGLSVMTSVRSFKLSIVEQEIKELQNKLKGVKEDEELMKILSLLSKKESHKKRLSGDLGRIVLR